In Prosthecochloris sp. GSB1, the following proteins share a genomic window:
- the cobA gene encoding uroporphyrinogen-III C-methyltransferase yields the protein MKRKKGMVTLAGAGPGDPELLTVKALKRLRHADVVLHDSLVPAGILDLAPKSARKIPVGKRYGDGQDQDVRQNTINRLMVQCAREGLLCVRLKAGDPFVFGRGVEEVRAMLDNGIDVEVIPGISAGIAAADIFHIPITERNATTSVLFCTGHTAAYSLEQLDAVITMLEQGTPLVLYMGLKNLEHICERLLANGVSPDLPVCAASRVSMPDQQLIQGTLGTIAVTLQAAEPVTPVVFFLGEHATPVNANE from the coding sequence ATGAAGAGAAAGAAAGGAATGGTAACCCTTGCCGGCGCGGGGCCGGGAGACCCGGAGCTTTTGACTGTCAAGGCACTCAAACGCCTCAGGCACGCCGACGTCGTGCTGCACGATTCGCTCGTGCCCGCCGGTATTCTTGATCTCGCCCCGAAAAGCGCGCGAAAGATCCCTGTCGGCAAGCGGTATGGTGACGGGCAGGACCAGGATGTCCGTCAGAACACCATAAACCGTCTCATGGTGCAATGCGCCAGGGAAGGGCTGCTCTGCGTTCGTCTGAAAGCCGGCGATCCGTTCGTGTTCGGCCGGGGAGTCGAGGAGGTTCGAGCCATGCTGGATAACGGAATCGATGTCGAGGTAATCCCCGGAATCAGCGCGGGGATTGCCGCCGCCGACATATTCCATATCCCGATCACCGAGAGGAACGCGACGACCTCCGTGCTGTTCTGTACCGGTCATACCGCAGCGTACTCACTCGAACAGCTCGACGCCGTCATCACTATGCTCGAACAGGGTACCCCTCTCGTGCTCTACATGGGCCTGAAAAACCTCGAACACATTTGCGAGCGTCTTCTTGCCAACGGGGTTTCCCCCGATCTTCCCGTTTGCGCCGCGTCGAGGGTTTCCATGCCTGATCAGCAGCTGATACAAGGGACGCTCGGAACGATCGCGGTAACGCTCCAGGCCGCCGAGCCGGTGACCCCTGTGGTTTTTTTTCTGGGGGAACACGCGACTCCCGTCAACGCAAATGAATGA
- a CDS encoding sirohydrochlorin cobaltochelatase: protein MGRTYKNRKQINRKAILLAHFGTSFLSALPSLQNIERHVREAFPEVEVRSCFTSNMIRNIWSARRRNPERWLAKGVSGEVLDVQSFLGAIGGLQSENYRTVIVQPTHVYHGEQYEDLKSYVNALCSIRTIKQVWSPFEKLVLSRPALGTYGITYDYLDDLQEVVGVVEHDVYKAEGMGASMLYVAHGNEFFSSGVFNEMLAALRRNNPKTPVHIGMVEGFPGVEDIIEELGKENSRKVFMKPFMITAGDHAHHDIDNEEPDSWRGCLEAAGYEVVTEMEGLGSNHSFARLFVERIRQTALGNDIDLFRKPTGAVR, encoded by the coding sequence ATGGGCAGAACATACAAGAATCGAAAACAGATAAACCGCAAGGCAATTCTTCTGGCGCATTTCGGAACCTCTTTTCTTTCGGCTCTTCCTTCCTTGCAGAACATCGAACGGCATGTACGGGAAGCCTTTCCGGAAGTCGAGGTCCGCAGCTGCTTTACTTCGAACATGATCCGCAACATCTGGTCCGCCCGAAGAAGGAACCCGGAAAGATGGCTGGCAAAGGGAGTTTCCGGAGAGGTGCTCGACGTTCAGAGCTTTCTCGGGGCGATCGGCGGCCTGCAGAGTGAAAACTATCGCACCGTTATCGTACAGCCTACCCATGTCTATCACGGCGAACAGTATGAAGACCTGAAATCATATGTCAACGCACTGTGCTCCATCAGGACGATCAAGCAGGTCTGGTCCCCTTTCGAGAAACTCGTGCTCTCACGGCCGGCTCTCGGAACTTACGGCATCACATACGATTATCTTGACGATCTTCAGGAAGTTGTCGGTGTTGTCGAGCATGATGTTTACAAGGCGGAGGGCATGGGGGCGTCCATGCTCTACGTCGCTCACGGTAACGAGTTCTTTTCTTCCGGTGTGTTTAACGAAATGCTCGCCGCCTTGCGCAGGAACAATCCGAAAACGCCCGTTCATATCGGTATGGTCGAAGGTTTTCCGGGCGTAGAGGACATTATCGAGGAACTTGGCAAGGAAAATTCCAGGAAGGTGTTCATGAAGCCCTTCATGATTACCGCCGGCGATCATGCTCATCATGATATCGACAACGAGGAGCCGGATTCCTGGCGGGGATGCCTCGAAGCCGCCGGATACGAGGTCGTGACGGAGATGGAAGGGCTTGGCTCGAACCATTCGTTCGCGCGACTGTTCGTCGAGAGAATCCGCCAGACGGCGCTCGGTAACGATATCGACCTGTTCAGAAAACCGACAGGAGCCGTACGGTGA
- a CDS encoding precorrin-2 C(20)-methyltransferase: protein MKKTGLETGHLYAVSLGPGDPGLITLRALRVLEDADSVWYPATFPSSGEPASIALDILRSCGIDDCKCRCIEMPMSRDRRPAENVYALGWSRILDELLKKNAVAVVTVGDAGIYSTVSPFLERASEAGVPYSVVAGVPAFLAAGAAAGIPLVRQADRLTVLARVRSVDEIERSLGEDGTVVVMKLSTLRDQLLPWLESCAAGFVYAEKIGMQGEFITSDVEKLRSRKIPYFSLLICSRNGRNA from the coding sequence GTGAAGAAAACAGGGTTGGAAACGGGGCATCTGTACGCCGTCTCGCTCGGTCCGGGAGATCCCGGCCTCATAACGCTCAGGGCTTTGCGGGTGCTTGAAGATGCCGACAGTGTCTGGTATCCGGCTACCTTCCCGTCTTCAGGTGAACCTGCGAGCATTGCGCTCGATATCCTTCGTTCGTGCGGGATAGATGATTGCAAATGCAGATGTATCGAAATGCCGATGTCGCGGGACAGGCGTCCGGCCGAGAATGTCTATGCCCTCGGGTGGTCCCGGATACTCGACGAGCTTCTGAAAAAGAATGCCGTCGCCGTGGTGACGGTGGGTGATGCGGGAATCTACAGTACCGTCTCACCTTTTCTTGAACGTGCCTCCGAAGCCGGAGTGCCGTATTCGGTTGTTGCCGGTGTGCCGGCGTTTCTTGCCGCCGGTGCGGCGGCGGGTATTCCGCTCGTCCGTCAGGCCGACCGGCTGACCGTGCTTGCGAGAGTGAGATCGGTCGATGAGATCGAACGTTCTCTCGGCGAGGACGGAACGGTTGTTGTGATGAAGCTTTCGACACTGCGCGATCAACTTCTGCCATGGCTCGAGTCCTGTGCGGCCGGTTTTGTCTATGCTGAAAAGATCGGGATGCAAGGGGAGTTCATTACCTCGGACGTCGAAAAGCTTCGATCACGAAAAATTCCATATTTCTCCCTGCTGATCTGCTCCCGGAACGGCAGGAATGCATAA
- the cobJ gene encoding precorrin-3B C(17)-methyltransferase: MKQGCIIVAGIGPGNQETLTPEVRNAIMTADAVVGYSGYIRLIDEWIPKSVERYASGMTHEKKRAEQAFSLARQGKTVVVVSSGDAGIYGMAPLLLEMHAKEDHGDIGLSVLPGISAFQVAAARLGAPVSHDFCVISLSDLMTPWTVIERRIRAAASADFVTAVYNPASRERFWQIHRLKELFLDGRASSTPVGIARNAGRPDESIVRTTLGAFDPGTLDMFSVMLIGNASTFLDGDRIITPRGYFRKEAAGGKGRPGQSIMIESFRTIAAMLKRDDHPCDKRWALIHTIHTTADFEFEDLFRFTPGAVATWHRKLTSGGAAIVTDVTMVQSGLRKAALERYGISVHCYLSDPRVPEMAAAQGITRTQAGIRLAAEEHPDALFVIGNAPTALMELADLLHRTDFSPMGVIGAPVGFVNVVEAKHRLKAACRLTPYVVIDGRKGGSSVAATIVNAALSLDDAKSMKPGRDV; this comes from the coding sequence ATGAAACAAGGATGTATTATCGTCGCGGGGATCGGCCCGGGCAATCAGGAAACCCTTACCCCGGAGGTTCGCAACGCGATCATGACCGCGGATGCGGTTGTCGGTTACAGCGGTTATATCCGGCTGATCGATGAGTGGATTCCAAAAAGCGTCGAACGTTACGCAAGCGGGATGACCCATGAGAAAAAACGGGCGGAACAGGCATTTTCTCTTGCCCGCCAGGGAAAAACCGTCGTCGTGGTGAGCTCAGGCGATGCCGGTATATACGGGATGGCTCCGCTGCTGCTCGAGATGCATGCAAAAGAAGACCATGGCGACATCGGTCTGTCGGTGCTGCCTGGAATCAGTGCATTTCAGGTGGCTGCAGCTCGTCTGGGTGCGCCCGTCAGCCACGATTTCTGCGTGATTTCCCTTTCGGACCTGATGACTCCCTGGACGGTTATCGAACGAAGGATCCGTGCCGCCGCTTCGGCGGATTTCGTGACCGCGGTCTACAATCCCGCCAGCCGTGAACGGTTCTGGCAGATACACCGTCTCAAGGAACTGTTTCTCGACGGTCGTGCTTCATCGACACCGGTCGGGATTGCAAGAAATGCCGGAAGGCCAGATGAATCAATTGTGCGCACGACGCTGGGGGCGTTCGATCCGGGGACGCTCGACATGTTCAGTGTCATGCTGATAGGCAATGCATCGACCTTCCTCGACGGTGACCGGATAATCACTCCAAGGGGGTACTTCAGGAAAGAAGCGGCTGGCGGGAAAGGTCGTCCGGGACAGTCGATCATGATCGAGAGTTTCCGCACGATTGCCGCGATGCTGAAGAGGGACGATCACCCCTGTGACAAGCGATGGGCTCTGATCCATACGATTCATACGACGGCCGATTTCGAGTTCGAGGATCTTTTCCGGTTCACTCCCGGCGCGGTCGCGACGTGGCATCGCAAACTCACTTCCGGCGGAGCCGCTATCGTGACCGATGTCACCATGGTGCAGTCAGGCCTTCGCAAGGCCGCCCTGGAACGGTACGGTATTTCAGTGCATTGCTACCTTTCCGATCCCCGTGTTCCCGAAATGGCGGCAGCGCAGGGCATCACCAGGACGCAGGCCGGAATCCGTCTCGCGGCAGAGGAGCATCCCGACGCTTTGTTCGTCATCGGTAACGCGCCTACCGCGCTGATGGAGTTGGCGGACCTGCTTCACCGGACGGATTTTTCTCCGATGGGTGTGATCGGCGCGCCTGTTGGATTCGTCAACGTCGTCGAAGCAAAGCATCGCCTGAAGGCGGCCTGCAGGTTGACGCCCTATGTCGTGATCGACGGTCGCAAAGGCGGCAGTTCTGTTGCCGCGACCATTGTCAACGCGGCGTTGAGCCTCGATGACGCGAAATCAATGAAACCGGGAAGAGATGTCTGA
- the cbiE gene encoding precorrin-6y C5,15-methyltransferase (decarboxylating) subunit CbiE gives MSDVFTVIGLSDSRSPALCPEAMRAVVSSKVFAGGERHREIVRYLLPQDSRWITIAPPLSDVMRELLDEDAPIVVFTSGDPLFYGFGATLQKRFPEASYRYFPAFSSLQLLAHRLRQPYQAMRNASLTGRGWQELDRLLIERCPLIGVLCDRKKTPAVIAERLLEYNYSGYSIAVGEALGGPRERVRLLCPEEAAGSDFHEPSCVILRSGAPGERRFGIADHLFEGLPGRPDMITKMPVRLATLSRLDLVNSRTFWDIGFCTASVSIEARLQFPWLDITAFEKRPECEGIFERNTRSFGAPGIRVVMGDVLQQGPREFTGGVGTVDAVFIGGHGGCLDDVFAFAAERLAPGGRIAVNAVRRETLAGFHRCAGRHSLCLLEDLCLTPSGHNAITIATAVK, from the coding sequence ATGTCTGACGTGTTTACCGTCATAGGACTTTCCGACAGCCGCTCTCCCGCGTTGTGTCCTGAAGCGATGCGGGCTGTCGTTTCAAGCAAGGTGTTTGCCGGAGGCGAACGGCACCGGGAGATCGTCCGTTACCTGCTTCCGCAGGACAGCCGCTGGATAACCATTGCACCGCCGTTGAGCGACGTAATGCGCGAGCTTCTCGATGAAGACGCTCCGATTGTCGTGTTCACCTCCGGAGACCCTTTGTTTTACGGCTTCGGGGCGACACTCCAGAAACGTTTTCCGGAGGCCTCCTACCGGTATTTCCCTGCGTTCTCTTCGTTGCAGCTCCTGGCGCACCGCCTTCGCCAGCCGTATCAGGCGATGCGCAATGCATCGCTTACCGGCAGAGGGTGGCAGGAACTCGATCGTCTGCTGATCGAAAGGTGCCCGCTGATCGGCGTGCTTTGCGACAGGAAAAAAACACCCGCGGTCATAGCGGAACGGTTGCTGGAATACAACTATTCCGGGTATTCGATTGCTGTCGGCGAAGCGCTCGGGGGACCCCGGGAGCGTGTGAGGCTGCTGTGTCCCGAAGAGGCGGCAGGGAGCGATTTTCATGAACCGAGCTGTGTCATCCTGCGTTCCGGGGCTCCCGGAGAAAGGCGTTTCGGAATTGCCGATCACCTGTTCGAGGGGTTGCCTGGTCGCCCCGACATGATAACAAAGATGCCGGTGCGTCTCGCGACGCTTTCCCGGCTCGACCTCGTCAACAGCAGAACGTTCTGGGATATCGGGTTCTGCACCGCCTCGGTCTCGATCGAAGCCCGCCTGCAATTTCCCTGGCTCGACATTACGGCATTCGAGAAACGTCCAGAGTGCGAGGGGATCTTCGAGCGCAACACGCGTTCATTCGGTGCTCCGGGAATCAGGGTGGTGATGGGCGATGTCCTGCAGCAAGGTCCCCGCGAGTTCACCGGTGGCGTCGGAACGGTCGACGCCGTATTCATCGGGGGGCATGGCGGATGTCTCGACGATGTTTTCGCATTCGCGGCCGAAAGGCTTGCTCCCGGCGGCAGGATTGCCGTCAACGCCGTCAGGCGGGAAACCCTGGCAGGGTTTCATCGTTGCGCCGGACGTCATTCGCTGTGTCTGCTGGAGGACCTTTGTCTGACACCGTCCGGGCATAATGCCATAACCATCGCCACGGCGGTAAAATGA
- the cobM gene encoding precorrin-4 C(11)-methyltransferase, producing MHHERIAIVAVSSQGIEPGAVLKKELSGDEKITVELFSPRNDPRSVCIESVVRWVGEEFHRWDALVFIGALGICVRAMAPVLESKYEDPAVVNCDEQGRFAQSVLSGHRGGANDLARRVARALGAQPVITTSSDVQGLWSLDILGREQGWSIEYRPGRGGVSMNEAAAAFVNREPTVLLLDVRTEHTDHLERSRPGFVTVAYRYEDIDVERCSLLLAVTPFDYAPAVQTVFYRPKVLHAGMGSEKGIESSSFVESFHAELERRSLSVKSVVSLGTVDFKVREPAFQELAGVLGVPLRGFEPSLLESVEGVPNPSETVFRKVGVHSVAEASSALLAGCPEWVVEKQKVKLNSPVAEGPRHYTFAISMDRLSMRKGRIAIVGAGPGDAGLITLKGQACLEEADLVLYAGSLVPETMTHSARPGALVRSSASMPLEDQFRLMRKFYEEGKKIVRLHTGDPSIYGAIQEQMTWFDEHGMEYEIVPGVSSFQAAAAVLKSQFTIPEKVQTIILARGNGRTPVPEKERLRELARARATMCIFLSAEWASDVQQELGSHYPPDTPVAVCYRLTWPDQQVWRGKLDNLADIVRECGKTRTVLLIVGEAIGARGKRSKLYDPAFSHGFREASQKEGGRS from the coding sequence ATGCACCATGAACGTATAGCGATTGTCGCGGTTTCCTCGCAGGGGATCGAGCCCGGAGCCGTGCTGAAAAAAGAATTGTCGGGCGACGAAAAGATTACCGTCGAACTGTTTTCCCCAAGAAACGACCCGCGCTCGGTATGCATCGAATCGGTCGTCCGGTGGGTCGGTGAGGAATTTCATCGCTGGGACGCGCTGGTGTTTATCGGGGCGCTCGGCATATGCGTTCGGGCTATGGCACCGGTGCTCGAAAGCAAGTACGAAGACCCGGCGGTCGTCAACTGCGACGAGCAGGGGCGGTTCGCGCAGTCGGTGCTTTCCGGGCATCGCGGGGGCGCGAATGATCTTGCGCGCAGGGTTGCCCGGGCGCTCGGCGCACAGCCGGTGATCACGACATCAAGTGACGTACAGGGCCTCTGGAGTCTCGATATTCTCGGGAGGGAACAGGGGTGGAGCATCGAGTACCGGCCGGGAAGGGGCGGCGTTTCCATGAATGAAGCCGCGGCTGCTTTCGTCAATCGCGAGCCGACGGTCCTGCTGCTCGACGTCCGGACGGAACATACCGATCATCTTGAACGAAGCAGGCCCGGTTTCGTGACGGTCGCGTACCGTTATGAAGATATCGATGTCGAGCGATGCTCCCTTCTCCTGGCGGTTACACCTTTCGACTATGCGCCTGCCGTGCAGACGGTATTCTATCGTCCGAAAGTATTGCATGCGGGTATGGGGTCCGAAAAAGGCATAGAGTCCTCCTCTTTCGTGGAATCGTTTCATGCGGAGCTCGAACGACGCAGTCTGTCGGTAAAGAGTGTCGTTTCGCTCGGAACGGTTGATTTCAAGGTGCGCGAGCCGGCGTTTCAGGAACTCGCCGGGGTTCTCGGGGTGCCGCTGCGGGGATTCGAGCCATCGCTGCTCGAAAGCGTCGAAGGCGTTCCCAATCCTTCGGAAACCGTGTTTCGCAAGGTTGGCGTGCACAGTGTGGCCGAAGCGTCCTCCGCGCTTCTTGCCGGTTGCCCGGAGTGGGTCGTGGAAAAGCAGAAGGTAAAACTCAACAGCCCGGTCGCGGAAGGTCCCCGACATTACACGTTTGCGATCAGCATGGACCGGCTGTCCATGCGCAAGGGGCGTATTGCGATCGTAGGGGCGGGACCGGGCGACGCCGGACTGATCACCCTCAAGGGCCAGGCTTGCCTGGAGGAAGCCGATCTCGTGCTCTATGCAGGGAGCCTCGTTCCCGAAACGATGACGCACTCGGCAAGGCCAGGCGCCCTGGTGCGCAGTTCGGCCTCGATGCCGCTCGAGGATCAGTTCCGGCTGATGCGGAAGTTCTACGAAGAGGGGAAAAAGATTGTCCGGCTGCATACCGGAGATCCTTCCATTTACGGCGCGATCCAGGAGCAGATGACCTGGTTCGATGAGCACGGCATGGAGTACGAGATCGTTCCCGGCGTCTCTTCCTTCCAGGCGGCGGCGGCAGTCCTGAAATCGCAGTTCACGATTCCCGAAAAGGTCCAGACAATCATTCTTGCCAGGGGGAACGGGCGTACACCGGTTCCTGAAAAAGAGCGACTACGGGAACTGGCGAGGGCACGGGCGACCATGTGCATTTTTCTCAGCGCCGAATGGGCTTCGGATGTACAGCAGGAACTCGGGAGTCATTATCCGCCCGATACGCCGGTTGCCGTCTGCTACCGTCTGACATGGCCCGACCAGCAGGTCTGGCGGGGCAAACTCGACAATCTTGCCGACATCGTCCGCGAATGCGGCAAGACAAGAACCGTGCTTCTGATCGTGGGCGAAGCCATCGGGGCGCGAGGAAAGCGTTCGAAACTCTACGATCCGGCTTTCAGCCACGGGTTCAGGGAGGCTTCGCAAAAAGAGGGGGGGCGCTCGTGA
- a CDS encoding precorrin-6A/cobalt-precorrin-6A reductase: protein MIAVFGGTTEGKMVADFLDRIGMRYVYSTRRSSGPFPMKHGQTRQGALDETSMASFLADRDVTTVIDAAHPFAAELHRTVVRASRSLGIVPIRFDRDCSLPQGVEKGASLHRVDTFPDAIEMLGALGCKRPLASTGVESIGRLEPYWRMHDMRIRILPTVDSVCRALDQGIPPGRLVMMDPPRSSQREVLCLLAYGIDCMLCKENGRSGFLPEKVLAAKKLHLPVVVVRRPSLPEGFSIVETLDELGGRLGISRGEA from the coding sequence GTGATTGCGGTGTTCGGAGGGACAACCGAGGGGAAAATGGTTGCGGATTTTCTCGACAGGATCGGGATGCGCTACGTGTATTCAACCCGGCGCTCTTCAGGGCCATTTCCCATGAAGCACGGCCAGACGCGCCAGGGCGCCCTCGATGAGACGTCGATGGCGTCGTTCCTTGCCGACAGGGACGTGACAACGGTCATCGACGCCGCACATCCCTTCGCCGCCGAGCTGCACCGCACCGTCGTGCGTGCTTCCCGTTCGCTTGGTATCGTTCCGATAAGGTTCGACAGAGACTGTTCACTTCCACAGGGTGTCGAAAAGGGCGCTTCGTTGCATCGTGTCGATACCTTTCCCGATGCAATCGAGATGCTCGGGGCTCTCGGATGCAAACGCCCTCTCGCCTCGACGGGAGTGGAATCGATCGGTCGGCTCGAACCATACTGGAGGATGCATGACATGAGAATACGCATCCTGCCCACCGTCGATTCGGTCTGCCGGGCGCTCGACCAGGGAATTCCTCCGGGCAGGCTCGTCATGATGGATCCTCCCCGTTCGAGCCAACGCGAGGTGCTCTGCCTGCTTGCCTACGGTATCGACTGCATGCTGTGCAAGGAGAACGGCAGGAGCGGTTTCCTGCCCGAGAAAGTTCTCGCGGCGAAGAAACTGCATCTTCCGGTCGTCGTGGTTCGCCGGCCGTCTCTTCCGGAAGGGTTCTCCATCGTGGAAACGCTCGATGAACTCGGCGGCAGACTCGGTATTTCCCGGGGGGAGGCATGA
- the cbiD gene encoding cobalt-precorrin-5B (C(1))-methyltransferase CbiD, with translation MKRELRRGYTTGACATAAATAALRTLLSGAQQDTVVVTLPDGEEVWFRTECCGLHGDGAKSCVRKDAGDDPDVTNGMLVCGEVVLDASLPDGHVVFLKGEGIGEVTLPGLGVEVGEPAINPVPRAMIGSAVRGLLVQYGVRGGVRVTVSVPGGEALARKTLNGRVGVRGGLSIIGTSGRVIPYSEEAFLDSTARMVQVARQSGARELVVTAGIRSEKLLKPFFSFLPDTAFIHYGNRIGSTLELIGEENGFSRVTVGVMLAKATKLAQGEHDLSSRNVDLNRDFIAGLVRDAGYGEELVHRAGRLELVRALVDIIPFGSAEPFYRELAVSCRNVCRSCLPSGNLTFVLIAIDSGFIRCDEHGCRDMHPQESFSIKKQTS, from the coding sequence ATGAAAAGGGAACTCAGGCGCGGCTATACGACCGGGGCATGCGCGACAGCCGCCGCAACCGCTGCATTACGGACGCTTTTATCGGGAGCGCAGCAGGACACGGTCGTCGTCACGCTGCCCGATGGTGAAGAGGTCTGGTTTCGGACCGAATGCTGCGGGCTGCACGGCGATGGCGCGAAAAGCTGTGTCAGGAAGGATGCAGGAGACGATCCGGACGTGACCAACGGCATGCTTGTCTGCGGTGAAGTCGTTTTGGACGCCTCATTGCCCGACGGCCATGTTGTTTTTCTGAAAGGAGAGGGAATCGGAGAGGTAACGCTGCCGGGGCTCGGCGTCGAGGTCGGCGAGCCGGCAATCAACCCCGTGCCGAGAGCCATGATCGGCTCGGCAGTTCGCGGACTGCTTGTACAATACGGTGTGCGGGGCGGTGTTCGCGTTACGGTATCGGTTCCGGGAGGGGAGGCGCTTGCCCGCAAAACCCTCAACGGGAGGGTCGGCGTCAGGGGAGGTCTATCTATCATCGGCACCAGCGGGCGCGTGATTCCGTATTCGGAAGAAGCTTTTCTGGACAGTACGGCCCGTATGGTGCAGGTCGCCCGGCAAAGCGGTGCACGCGAACTGGTGGTTACGGCAGGAATACGGAGTGAAAAGCTGCTGAAACCTTTCTTTTCCTTTCTTCCGGATACGGCATTTATTCATTACGGCAACCGCATCGGAAGCACGCTTGAACTGATAGGAGAGGAAAACGGTTTCAGCCGGGTGACCGTGGGGGTGATGCTGGCGAAAGCCACCAAACTGGCTCAGGGGGAACATGATCTTTCCAGCAGAAACGTCGATCTTAACCGTGATTTCATTGCCGGTCTCGTCCGGGATGCAGGTTATGGAGAGGAACTCGTGCACCGTGCGGGCCGGCTTGAACTGGTTCGCGCTCTTGTCGATATCATTCCTTTCGGTTCCGCCGAACCATTCTACAGAGAACTGGCGGTATCCTGCCGGAACGTGTGCAGATCATGTCTGCCTTCGGGAAACCTGACCTTCGTGCTCATTGCCATTGACAGTGGCTTTATCCGTTGTGACGAACACGGCTGCCGCGACATGCATCCGCAGGAATCCTTTTCAATAAAAAAACAAACATCATGA
- a CDS encoding cob(I)yrinic acid a,c-diamide adenosyltransferase, with amino-acid sequence MKIYTRTGDKGKTGLFGGSRVGKDDVRVECYGTFDEVNSFIGLLRSKLSVDHPWQEGLHEIQMMFMNMMSHLATPSTAVKPNMSPLPLDGAGMCERWIDELEDAAGPSEHFLLPGGTEISALCHVVRTQVRRGERQLVRLMKEDEAHPSILSFVNRLSDLFFAMARAEMAGSGLSEERWNSFVYKKKKQRS; translated from the coding sequence ATGAAGATTTATACGAGAACCGGCGATAAGGGGAAAACAGGACTTTTCGGCGGATCGAGGGTCGGTAAGGACGATGTCCGGGTCGAGTGTTACGGGACGTTTGACGAAGTCAATTCGTTCATCGGTCTTTTGCGTTCGAAACTTTCCGTTGATCATCCCTGGCAGGAAGGTCTGCACGAGATCCAGATGATGTTCATGAACATGATGTCACATCTGGCGACGCCCTCCACGGCCGTGAAGCCCAACATGTCGCCGTTGCCGCTTGACGGGGCGGGAATGTGCGAACGGTGGATCGACGAGCTTGAAGACGCCGCCGGTCCTTCCGAACACTTTCTGTTGCCGGGTGGAACAGAGATATCGGCCCTGTGCCATGTTGTCCGTACCCAGGTCCGGCGCGGTGAGCGACAGCTTGTCAGGCTCATGAAGGAGGATGAAGCGCATCCTTCGATTCTGTCGTTCGTCAATCGTCTTTCAGACCTTTTCTTCGCCATGGCGCGAGCCGAGATGGCCGGGTCGGGATTGAGCGAGGAGCGCTGGAACTCCTTTGTCTACAAAAAGAAAAAACAGCGATCCTGA